The following coding sequences are from one Hymenobacter sp. DG25A window:
- the pabB gene encoding aminodeoxychorismate synthase component I gives MLFVSYVDLPVSAARFRELALGWAAGFRCCAYYSSNGLSYPFGGFRDLLAVRHTPSDAPSSLAELRGWLRQPTPAPRCGMLSYELKNEIEPLLHSGHPDGLEWPALHFFEAEIWLRFLPESVEIHGPATVLAEILSTELSDSAPHIPAVRPRMPKADYLAAVQNIQEDILNGEVYELNLCQEFYAEQVLLEPVAMFHRLNAASPTPFAGFYKWEDRYLLCASPERFLRREGATLLSQPIKGTIRRGNTPETDAQQRHTLLHDEKERAENLMIVDLVRNDLARVAETGSVQVPELFGLYPFRHVWQMISTVQAQARPGTDVVDILLAAFPMGSMTGAPKIRAMQLIEQYERTRRGLYSGSIGYVLPNGDFDFNVVIRSLQYRQNTGYLSFQVGSAITYDSVPEREYEECLLKAQAMLEVLGAAID, from the coding sequence GTGCTTTTCGTTTCTTACGTTGATCTTCCTGTTTCTGCGGCCCGTTTCCGGGAGCTGGCACTTGGCTGGGCCGCCGGGTTTCGGTGTTGTGCTTATTACAGCTCTAATGGGCTGAGTTACCCTTTTGGGGGTTTCCGGGACTTGCTGGCTGTGCGGCATACGCCGTCAGATGCGCCATCTTCCCTGGCTGAGCTGCGCGGCTGGCTCCGGCAGCCCACCCCGGCTCCGCGCTGCGGCATGCTTTCCTATGAGCTAAAGAACGAAATAGAGCCGCTCCTGCACAGCGGCCACCCGGATGGGTTAGAATGGCCGGCGCTGCACTTTTTTGAGGCCGAAATCTGGCTGCGCTTTCTGCCTGAAAGCGTGGAAATACATGGCCCGGCAACCGTATTGGCGGAAATTCTGAGCACGGAGCTTTCTGATTCAGCACCCCATATTCCCGCTGTGCGCCCCCGCATGCCTAAGGCAGATTATTTAGCGGCCGTGCAGAACATTCAGGAAGATATTTTGAATGGAGAAGTATACGAGCTGAATCTGTGTCAGGAGTTTTATGCCGAACAGGTATTATTGGAGCCGGTAGCCATGTTCCATCGGCTGAATGCGGCTTCTCCCACCCCTTTTGCCGGGTTTTACAAATGGGAAGACCGCTACCTATTGTGCGCCTCGCCCGAGCGGTTTCTGCGCCGCGAAGGCGCTACGCTACTTTCCCAGCCGATAAAAGGCACTATCCGCCGCGGCAATACTCCGGAAACCGATGCGCAGCAGCGCCACACCCTGCTACACGACGAGAAGGAGCGCGCTGAGAATCTGATGATTGTGGATTTGGTGCGCAACGACCTGGCCCGGGTGGCTGAAACCGGTTCGGTGCAGGTGCCGGAACTCTTCGGCCTGTATCCCTTCCGCCACGTCTGGCAGATGATATCCACTGTGCAGGCCCAGGCCCGCCCCGGCACTGACGTGGTTGATATCTTGCTGGCCGCATTCCCTATGGGCTCGATGACCGGCGCCCCCAAAATAAGGGCTATGCAGCTGATTGAGCAGTATGAGCGCACCCGGCGCGGCCTCTACAGCGGCAGCATCGGCTACGTGCTGCCCAACGGCGACTTCGATTTCAACGTCGTTATCCGCTCCCTGCAATACCGCCAGAACACCGGCTACCTCAGCTTCCAAGTCGGCTCAGCCATTACGTACGATTCTGTGCCCGAGCGCGAATACGAGGAATGCCTGCTGAAAGCTCAGGCTATGCTGGAAGTACTGGGAGCCGCAATTGACTGA
- a CDS encoding DUF3808 domain-containing protein, with translation MLGLLCLLLATTALARQELPEAVRPPSYNWPLTPTARQAYTELLKLRISTARARLQPELLRAPVSAGTLLVADGIDLTELMISQDARLYEGVIQKQDKRLALLAKSQERSALRAYTLAEIRLHQAAAQVAFQHEIQGAWSLRQAYLQMQDAVRQYPNFLPARKTLGMLQFFIGSLPEGYRWFLKLLGLPGSVEAGLQNLRTAARQPHEFQPETRIILALVEETYFKKSEEAVQLATSLAAQQPDNLLFSYLLISLHKKQHQTDQALAAFRTRPTGPAYLAVPYLHHMAADLLLYQGIYAASERENLQFLRENRGQHYRKDAAFKLYLAAWLSNDAPAARQYYGQINDGGRTVVEEDSYAQRVVEDKLPLNHILTRARLQIDGGYYREALRTLATFHGTRTTQLRDQLEAPYRAARAWHGLGQLDSARLLYARTIALAGPAPYYFAPQSALQLGYLYLAEGQKNTARTYFQKALSYPRHEYKNSTDAKAKVALAGLK, from the coding sequence GTGCTTGGGTTGCTATGCCTGCTGCTGGCCACAACGGCCCTGGCCCGGCAGGAGCTGCCGGAGGCAGTACGCCCCCCTTCCTATAACTGGCCCCTCACGCCCACGGCCCGGCAGGCTTACACCGAGCTCCTGAAGCTGCGCATTTCCACTGCCCGCGCCCGCCTTCAGCCCGAGCTGCTCCGCGCGCCCGTCAGTGCCGGCACCCTGCTGGTAGCCGATGGCATTGATTTGACGGAGTTGATGATTTCGCAGGATGCCCGGCTGTATGAAGGCGTAATTCAGAAGCAGGACAAGCGGCTGGCCTTGCTGGCTAAATCTCAAGAGCGTTCCGCCTTGCGGGCGTATACCCTGGCTGAAATCCGGTTGCATCAGGCAGCGGCGCAGGTAGCTTTTCAGCACGAAATTCAGGGTGCCTGGAGTCTGCGGCAGGCGTATCTGCAAATGCAGGACGCGGTGCGGCAGTATCCTAACTTTCTGCCGGCCCGCAAAACGCTGGGCATGCTGCAGTTCTTTATCGGCTCCCTGCCGGAGGGCTACCGCTGGTTTTTGAAGCTGCTGGGCTTGCCGGGCAGCGTAGAGGCCGGGCTCCAAAACCTGCGCACGGCCGCCCGGCAGCCCCACGAGTTTCAGCCCGAAACCCGCATTATCCTGGCTTTGGTGGAGGAAACCTACTTCAAGAAAAGCGAGGAGGCCGTTCAGCTGGCCACCAGTTTAGCGGCTCAGCAACCCGACAATCTGCTGTTCAGCTACCTGCTCATCAGCCTGCATAAAAAACAGCACCAGACTGACCAGGCCCTGGCTGCCTTCCGCACCCGCCCCACCGGCCCGGCTTACCTGGCCGTGCCCTACCTGCACCACATGGCCGCCGACCTGCTCCTGTACCAGGGCATTTACGCGGCCTCCGAGCGGGAGAATCTGCAGTTCCTGCGCGAAAACCGGGGCCAGCACTACCGCAAGGACGCTGCCTTTAAGCTGTACCTGGCCGCCTGGCTCTCGAATGATGCCCCCGCAGCTAGGCAGTATTACGGGCAGATTAATGATGGCGGGCGCACCGTGGTGGAAGAAGACAGCTACGCCCAGCGGGTGGTAGAGGATAAGCTCCCGCTGAACCACATCCTTACCCGCGCCCGCCTGCAGATTGACGGCGGCTACTACCGCGAGGCCCTGCGCACGCTGGCCACCTTCCACGGCACCCGCACCACCCAGTTGCGCGACCAGCTGGAAGCTCCCTACCGGGCGGCCCGCGCCTGGCATGGTCTGGGGCAGCTGGACTCGGCCCGCCTGCTCTATGCTCGGACCATTGCGCTGGCCGGCCCCGCGCCGTATTATTTTGCCCCGCAATCGGCCTTGCAGCTCGGCTACCTATATCTGGCCGAAGGGCAGAAAAATACGGCCCGCACCTATTTTCAGAAAGCCCTGAGCTACCCCCGGCACGAGTACAAGAACAGCACCGATGCCAAAGCTAAAGTGGCGCTGGCGGGTTTGAAGTAA